One window of the Daphnia pulex isolate KAP4 chromosome 8, ASM2113471v1 genome contains the following:
- the LOC124200613 gene encoding glycine-rich RNA-binding protein blt801-like, with protein sequence MTIAFEKTLRLKNLQITDTEEELKAVKAVVKRDASYRIFVKRIAMHISLDVIKDKFSFFGRVMEIEENSRAGINRSVFITFFEREAVQLALTTKPLVLNGENLKVMAFLTFGAPGQNSENTVPSGGGAGVGGGAAGVGATGDATGGATGGATGGATGGATGGGAGANRR encoded by the coding sequence ATGACCATAGCCTTCGAAAAAACTCttcgtttaaaaaatcttcaaattacGGATACGGAAGAAGAGCTAAAGGCTGTAAAAGCAGTCGTAAAAAGAGACGCTTCGTACCGTATCTTCGTGAAAAGAATTGCGATGCATATCTCATTGGATGTCATAAAAGACAAATTCTCGTTCTTCGGCAGAGTTatggaaattgaagaaaattcaagGGCGGGAATCAACCGTTCTGTTTTCATCACTTTCTTTGAGCGGGAAGCGGTTCAGCTAGCATTAACGACGAAACCGTTGGTTTTAAACGGCGAGAATTTAAAAGTGATGGCGTTCTTGACGTTCGGAGCTCCAGGCCAAAACTCAGAAAATACTGTTCCGTCTGGAGGTGGCGCTGGAGTCGGAGGCGGTGCCGCTGGAGTCGGTGCTACTGGAGATGCTACTGGAGGTGCTACTGGAGGTGCTACTGGAGGTGCTACTGGAGGTGCTACTGGTGGCGGAGCCGGTGCCAACCGCCGCTAG